The Quercus robur chromosome 7, dhQueRobu3.1, whole genome shotgun sequence genome has a segment encoding these proteins:
- the LOC126691297 gene encoding uncharacterized protein LOC126691297: MTIENLLADAAKIVDKINKINKSKEDLRKIVTDGLSSLGYDSSICKSKWDKSLSYPVGEYEYIDVIVEGERLLMDIDFQSEFEIARSTGTYKAILQSLPYIYVGKADRLGQIASIVSEAAKQSLKKKGMHFPPWRKADYMRAKWLSPYTRRTTTNQPGLGCCGF; the protein is encoded by the exons ATGACAATAG AAAACCTGTTAGCAGACGCGGCGAAAATCGTAGACAAGAtcaacaaaattaacaaaagtaaAGAGGATCTGAGGAAAATAGTAACAGATGGACTGTCATCTCTTGGCTATGATTCCTCTATTTGCAAATCCAAATGGGACAAATCTCTCTCTTACCCAGtag GGGAATATGAATATATAGATGTGATAGTGGAAGGGGAAAGATTGTTGATGGATATAGATTTCCAATCGGAGTTTGAGATAGCGAGATCGACTGGGACGTACAAGGCGATATTGCAATCTCTACCGTACATATATGTGGGGAAAGCCGATCGGTTGGGTCAAATAGCGTCGATAGTATCGGAGGCAGCGAAGCAGAGTTTGAAGAAAAAGGGGATGCACTTTCCGCCTTGGAGGAAAGCTGATTACATGCGTGCCAAATGGCTCTCTCCTTATACACGACGAACAACAACTAATCAACCTGGCCTaggttgttgtgggttttaa
- the LOC126693229 gene encoding 50S ribosomal protein 5, chloroplastic yields the protein MALLLCSNPLTSLPSSSSSSSSLSCSSSSPVSRLHMKPIDLHPKSFKGIHIHTPFIIKKTGSLIVKASSDIDGTGAEPSSDSKEEAESKEEVVPVNKLPLESKLQERMEQKERMKLAKKIRLRRKRLVRKRRLRKKGRWPPSKMKKLKNV from the exons ATGGCTCTCCTTCTCTGCTCCAATCCTCTCACCTctctcccttcttcttcttcatcttcttcttcattgtcttgttcatcatcatcaccag TCTCCAGGTTGCATATGAAACCCATTGACCTGCACCCAAAATCTTTCAAAGGGATTCACATTCACACACCCTTTATCATCAAGAAGACGGGTTCGCTAATTGTGAAAGCTTCTTCCGACATTGATGGAACCGGTGCTGAGCCTTCTTCGGATAGCAAGGAAGAGGCTGAGAGCAAGGAGGAGGTTGTGCCGGTTAACAAACTGCCCTTGGAATCAAAGCTTCAGGAGAGGATGGAACAGAAGGAGAGGATGAAATTGGCAAAAAAGATAAGGCTTCGGAGAAAGAGGCTTGTTAGAAAGAGGAGATTGAGGAAGAAGGGCCGATGGCCACCCTCAAAGATGAAGAAGTTAAAGAATGTATGA
- the LOC126693228 gene encoding E3 ubiquitin-protein ligase At1g12760-like, with amino-acid sequence MEAELPVRVASTSRGRRSFTVPLTRYAARLFTRHRQEEGEEQQRQQPRSEDEESGHDYSYYNDNGSYCYYGYYWKAIMVVDLVWNLGFVVVALVVLLSTFKERPSTPLRLWLFGYSLQCLFHVACVYLHFLFRNSSYPFSHNRIVKSLESINTMISSIWWVFGFYWIVAGGQALLQDSPRLYWLTVVFLAFDLFFIIFCIGMAFVIFVALCCCIPLVAFAYAMTIRKGASEDDIGSLPKYRFRQANPMGIFDNDGMKVVGAMESGNSNSVNELSLQPEDSECCICLSQYVDGVELYTLPCNHHFHCGCISRWLRINATCPLCKYNILRGDTLV; translated from the exons atggaGGCAGAACTGCCAGTACGCGTGGCGAGCACCAGCAGGGGGAGAAGGAGCTTCACAGTGCCACTCACTCGATACGCGGCGCGTCTGTTCACGCGCCACCGccaagaagaaggagaggagcAGCAGCGGCAACAACCCCGATCGGAGGATGAGGAGTCGGGGCACGATTACAGTTACTATAACGATAACGGTAGTTACTGTTACTACGGGTACTACTGGAAGGCGATAATGGTGGTGGACCTGGTGTGGAACTTGGGGTTCGTGGTGGTGGCTCTGGTGGTTCTACTCTCTACTTTCAAAGAGAGACCTTCCACACCTCTCAGGCTTTGGCTCTTCGGTTACTCTCTCCAATGCCTCTTCCATGTCGCCTGCGTCTACCTTCACTTTCTCTTTCGCAATTCTTCCTACCCTTTCTCTCACAACAG aATTGTGAAAAGCTTGGAGTCAATAAATACAATGATATCATCCATCTGGTGGGTATTTGGATTCTATTGGATTGTTGCGGGCGGCCAAGCACTTTTGCAGGATTCTCCTCGCCTCTATTG GTTAACTGTTGTTTTTCTAGCCTTTGATTTGTTCTTTATCATCTTTTGCATTGGAATGGCATTTGTCATTTTCGTTGCTCTCTGCTGCTGCATTCCACTTGTTGCATTTGCCTATGCTATGACAATAAGAAAAGGTGCATCTGAAGATGATATCGGCTCTCTTCCCAAGTATAGATTTCGACAGGCCAATCCGATGGGGATCTTTGACAATGATGGAATGAAAGTTGTTGGAGCAATGGAGTCAGGAAACAGTAATTCTGTCAATGAACTTTCTCTTCAACCAGAGGATTCT GAGTGCTGCATCTGCCTTTCACAGTATGTAGATGGAGTAGAGCTGTATACCCTTCCCTGCAATCACCATTTCCATTGTGGATGCATCAGCAGATGGCTTCGAATAAATGCGACCTGCCCTCTCTGCAAATATAATATCCTCCGGGGTGATACATTGGTTTGA
- the LOC126693230 gene encoding 50S ribosomal protein 5 alpha, chloroplastic-like gives MALLVSYSTVACFSSLSTSSSMSSSSSPYSILPITTNPVSRLLMNPIDQHAKSFDGACTYAPIMTKKRAGTIAKVSSEIHDGGESQSESDGDVDFPLEKLPLDSKLQRKLEHKMKLKLWKKIRLRNKKLMRKRRMRKRGCWPSSKMKKLTNI, from the exons ATGGCTCTCCTCGTTAGCTACAGTACTGTCGCGTGTTTCTCTTCTTTGTCAACTTCATCTTCTATGTCATCATCATCGTCACCATATTCAATCTTGCCTATCACTACAAATCCAG TTTCTAGGCTTCTCATGAACCCCATTGATCAGCATGCTAAATCATTCGATGGAGCCTGCACTTATGCACCCATTATGACCAAGAAAAGAGCTGGAACCATTGCTAAGGTATCTTCTGAAATTCATGATGGTGGTGAGTCCCAGTCAGAAAGTGATGGTGATGTGGATTTTCCACTTGAAAAACTTCCACTGGATTCAAAACTGCAACGGAAGCTGGAGCACAAGATGAAACTGAAATTGTGGAAGAAGATAAGGCTTCGAAATAAAAAGCTCATGAGGAAAAGGAGGATGAGGAAGAGAGGCTGCTGGCCTTCTTCAAAGATGAAGAAGTTGACTAACATCTGA